DNA from Castellaniella sp. MT123:
GCGCCCGGCCGACTGGCCCTGTTCGACGTAGGCATCGGTCACCCCGGACTGGCGCAGGTTGTCACGACGCCGCTGTGCGTCCTGTTCGGTGGTGTACGCCGCAACCTGCAGGAAGTAGCGGCCCGACTGCGATGTCGTGGCGGGCGCGGCGCTGCGCGCCGTGGACGGCGATTTCCCCGCCAGCAGCGCCAGCGCCACGGAACCGTCATCGGTACGTTCGACAGCGGGTTTTGCGGGCTTTTGGGGCTTGCTGGCTTCGGCCACCGGCTTCGCCGGAGCCGGCGATTCGGGACGAACCGCGGGTTTAGGCGGCGCCACAGGAGCCGGTTGCGATACCGCGCCGGCGGCCGGCGCATTCTGGGTCACGGCCGGCGCCGCAGCACCGGTTTGCGGCGGGTTGGTGCCTGTCGTGCCGGCATCACCCAAAGGCGGCTGAACGGTGCCCTGGGCTACGGAACCGCTGGCGGGATTCGTGGCCGCACCCTGCGCGGCGGCATTATCCGCCTGGTTTGCCATAGGGTCGGGCGCAGCCGGCAGCCCGGCGGGAGCCGCTGGCACAACGACCGGAGCGGGCATGTTGTCCGAGGGCGGTTTTTCGAAGAGCCAGGGAACAACGATGAAGGCAGCCAGCACCAGCGCGAGCGCGCCGATCAGGCGACGACGCGCCTTGCCGCGAAGTTCCTTGAGCTGGGCCTCGCTGGTTGCGCTGGAACGTGCCGATGCGCGTTTCCCCGTGTCGGTCCCGTGACGAAAAAACATCGTGCAGCTCACCCATTACAAAGGGCGGGCCGACGCGCCCGCCCGGTCAAGAGAGGACGTCCCTGCCTTCGAGGCGCAGGACCTGAAGTACCGGGCCGACCGTCGCAAATGACCCGAACACGAGAATTCTATCATTGTCGGTCGCCAGCTTTCTGGCCTCGGCAAAGGCTTGTTCCGGACTGTCAAATGTCGATACCTGAACATCCCGGCTGGCGACGGCGGGCCTGGGCTTGGCCCGTACCCCGGGCTTATGGTCGCCCGATGCGCGGGATACCTCGGCCGTCTGGGCGATGAAGGGATCGACCGGCGTCTCTTCGCCGGTGATGCGACGCACGACATCGGCCAGTTCCTGCGCGCTCGTGCCGCGCGGCCCGCCCAGCGTGACGCACATCCAGCGGTCGACCCGGTTTGCGAGGCGCGACAGAGTCGTTTCGATATCCTTGTCGTGCAGCATGCCGACCACCGCGTAGGTGTGCGGATAATGGCCCATGCTGTCCAGGTTCTGCCCCAGCGCCGAAGCCGCATGCGGGTTATGCCCCACATCCAGGATCGTGGCCGGCAGGCCCGGCAGGATCTGCATGCGCCCAGGCAGGCTGACATGCAGCAGGCCATTACGGACGTTCTGCTGCGTCACGACCAGACGGTCGCGCAAGGTTTCCAGCGCCGCCAGGGCTGCGGAGGCATTGAGCAACTGATTGGCACCCCGCAGCGCCGGATAGCCCAGCGCGTTGCGGCGCTGATCGCGTCCGCCGTAGGCCCATTGCTGGCGGTCGCCCGAATAATTGAAGTCAGTCCCGAAGCGCCAGAGATCGGCGCCGATTTCCTGGGCGTAGTCGATGACCGTCTGCGGTGGCACCGGATCGGCGCAGATGGCGGGCTTGCCGGGACGGAAGATGTGCGCCTTTTCCCACCCGATGGCTTCCCGGGTGTTGCCCAGATAGGCCATGTGGTCCAGATCCACGCTGGTCAGGATGGCGCAATCGGCGTCGATCAGGTTGACGGCATCCAGACGCCCGCCCAGACCGACTTCCAGCACCACGACGTCCAGCCGGGCTGCCTGGAACAGCAACAGAGCGGCCAACGTAGTCATCTCGAAGTACGTCAGCGTCACGTCACCCCGGACGGATTCGATGCGTTCGAGCTGGGCCACGATGTCCGCGTCGCCCGCTTCCTGACCATCGATCCGGATGCGTTCGTTGAAGCGCAGCAGGTGCGGCGAGGTGTATTCCCCGACATGGTAGCCCGCATCCAGCAGGATGGATTCCAGCATGGCGCAGGTCGAACCCTTGCCGTTGGTGCCCGCCACCGTGATCTTGACGCAATCGAGGGAGAGTTCCAGGCGCGCCGCCACAGCACGGATGCGATCCAGCCCCAGGTCGATGGCTTTCGGATGCAGGGTTTCCAGATAGGCCAGCCAGTCGGCCAGCGCGGCGTCCCGGGCAGGAGCAGAAGATGACATGAGAATGAGAACCACAAAGAAAAACGGCAGGTGCCGATATTAGCACCTGCCGTCGAGCCACACGCAGGCAGCCCTACTGCCCGTGCAGGCTGCGCAGCGTGGGAGGACTACTTCTTTTTTGTTGGTGGCACGTCGGTGCAATGACCGTCCGCGACCTCGGCGGCCATGCCGATCGATTCGCCCAGCGTCGGATGCGGGTGGATCGTCTTGCCGATATCCACGGAATCCGCCCCCATCTCGATGGCCAGGGCCACTTCGCTGATCAGGTCCCCGGCATGGGTGCCCACGATCCCGCCACCCAGCACACGGCCGGTTTCAGCATCGAACAGCAGCTTGGTGAAACCCTCGTCACGCCCGTTGGCGATCGCACGACCCGATGCCTGCCACGGGAACAGGCCTTTCTTCAGGGCGACGCCCTGCTTTTTGGCCTCTTCCTCGGTCAGACCGACCCAGGCGACTTCCGGGTCAGTGTAGGCGACCGATGGAATCACGCGGGCATCGAAGAAGGCCTTTTCGCCAGCGATCGCTTCCGCCGCCACATGCGCCTCGTGCACGGCCTTGTGCGCCAGCATGGGCTGGCCCACGATGTCACCGATGGCGTAGATGTGCGGCACATTGGTGCGCATCTGCTTGTCCACGGCGATGAAGCCGCGATCCCCGACGATCACGCCGGCGTTCTCGGCCCCGATCTTCTTGCCATTGGGCGAGCGGCCCACGGCCTGCAGCACCAGATCATAGCGCTGGGGTTCCTTCGGCGCGGCCTCGCCTTCGAAGGTCACCCAGATCCCGTCGTCCTTCGCCTCGGCCGCCACGGTCTTGGTCTTGAGCATGACATGATCGAAGCGCTGGGCGTTCAGCTTGTCCCAGACCTTGACCAGATCGCGGTCGGCCCCGGTCATCAGGGTCGGCAGCATCTCGACCACGTCCAGGCGGGCGCCCAATGCGGAATAGACTGTCCCCATCTCCAGGCCGATGATGCCGCCGCCGACGATCAGCATGCGCTTCGGGATGGATTTCAGCGCCAGGGCACCGGTCGAATCCACGATGCGTGGATCGTCGGGCAGGAACGGCAGCTTCACGGACTGGCTGCCGGCGGCGATGATGGCCGAG
Protein-coding regions in this window:
- the lpdA gene encoding dihydrolipoyl dehydrogenase, whose translation is MSIKDVNVPDIGDFDQVDVIEILVAVGDTIQPEQSLITVESDKASMEIPADQGGVVKEILVKIGDKVSQGMAILRIDSTDSAAVSAPAPAAPAPAAATNAAPAQPAVAVAAPAVQAGPAPAQFAGTADADCDVLVLGAGPGGYSAAFRAADLGLKVVLVERYTTLGGVCLNVGCIPSKALLHTAAVLEEAKSLSAHGITFGEPKIDLDAVRGYKDSVVGKLTGGLAGMAKARKVTVIQGVGTFADPHHLTVTKPDGGQTTVKFASAIIAAGSQSVKLPFLPDDPRIVDSTGALALKSIPKRMLIVGGGIIGLEMGTVYSALGARLDVVEMLPTLMTGADRDLVKVWDKLNAQRFDHVMLKTKTVAAEAKDDGIWVTFEGEAAPKEPQRYDLVLQAVGRSPNGKKIGAENAGVIVGDRGFIAVDKQMRTNVPHIYAIGDIVGQPMLAHKAVHEAHVAAEAIAGEKAFFDARVIPSVAYTDPEVAWVGLTEEEAKKQGVALKKGLFPWQASGRAIANGRDEGFTKLLFDAETGRVLGGGIVGTHAGDLISEVALAIEMGADSVDIGKTIHPHPTLGESIGMAAEVADGHCTDVPPTKKK
- a CDS encoding SPOR domain-containing protein, with the translated sequence MFFRHGTDTGKRASARSSATSEAQLKELRGKARRRLIGALALVLAAFIVVPWLFEKPPSDNMPAPVVVPAAPAGLPAAPDPMANQADNAAAQGAATNPASGSVAQGTVQPPLGDAGTTGTNPPQTGAAAPAVTQNAPAAGAVSQPAPVAPPKPAVRPESPAPAKPVAEASKPQKPAKPAVERTDDGSVALALLAGKSPSTARSAAPATTSQSGRYFLQVAAYTTEQDAQRRRDNLRQSGVTDAYVEQGQSAGRTVYRLRVGPFSSHEAAQAAQTRLRALGYQNGLISDK
- the folC gene encoding bifunctional tetrahydrofolate synthase/dihydrofolate synthase, with translation MSSSAPARDAALADWLAYLETLHPKAIDLGLDRIRAVAARLELSLDCVKITVAGTNGKGSTCAMLESILLDAGYHVGEYTSPHLLRFNERIRIDGQEAGDADIVAQLERIESVRGDVTLTYFEMTTLAALLLFQAARLDVVVLEVGLGGRLDAVNLIDADCAILTSVDLDHMAYLGNTREAIGWEKAHIFRPGKPAICADPVPPQTVIDYAQEIGADLWRFGTDFNYSGDRQQWAYGGRDQRRNALGYPALRGANQLLNASAALAALETLRDRLVVTQQNVRNGLLHVSLPGRMQILPGLPATILDVGHNPHAASALGQNLDSMGHYPHTYAVVGMLHDKDIETTLSRLANRVDRWMCVTLGGPRGTSAQELADVVRRITGEETPVDPFIAQTAEVSRASGDHKPGVRAKPRPAVASRDVQVSTFDSPEQAFAEARKLATDNDRILVFGSFATVGPVLQVLRLEGRDVLS